Proteins co-encoded in one Pyxidicoccus xibeiensis genomic window:
- a CDS encoding M48 family metalloprotease, giving the protein MGLRMTVLAALGVGVLAAPCGGFNASNLTKGDNLLGKMGEAAEKAEECKKLDVEPAVAEEYALGGALAIHFVQRGGGLVLEAPPKDGTQHQPRRPGEALHDYVNTVGKNLAAQSPRPTLEWTFGVIDDKQQFNAVSAPGGYVFISRKVLESVENEGQLAGVLAHEIAHVVLKHAIRQYNDTKVKTCKMAAMGEAVLSPGAVALLSSSKSGDGTLDLDKEPGLLGSLAEDTLGLFDKGNSKEMEFEADKMAAQLMVSAGYDPDDYRRLIAKTTENTTFSSRHPSKSDRVKKLIAYTSSLKAKEGEFAELATEGLRSPPLNTAALAVIRSGTGVAKDSK; this is encoded by the coding sequence ATGGGGCTGCGAATGACGGTGCTCGCGGCGCTGGGCGTGGGCGTGCTGGCGGCGCCCTGCGGCGGCTTCAATGCCTCCAACCTCACCAAGGGCGACAACCTCCTGGGCAAGATGGGTGAGGCGGCGGAGAAGGCGGAGGAGTGCAAGAAGCTGGATGTCGAGCCGGCCGTGGCGGAGGAGTACGCCCTGGGCGGCGCGCTGGCCATCCACTTCGTGCAGCGCGGCGGCGGGCTGGTGCTGGAGGCTCCGCCGAAGGACGGCACGCAGCACCAGCCGAGGCGGCCGGGCGAGGCGCTGCACGACTACGTCAACACCGTGGGGAAGAACCTGGCGGCGCAGTCGCCCCGTCCCACGCTGGAGTGGACGTTCGGCGTCATCGACGACAAGCAGCAGTTCAACGCGGTGTCCGCGCCCGGCGGCTACGTCTTCATCTCGCGCAAGGTCCTGGAGTCGGTGGAGAACGAGGGCCAGCTCGCGGGTGTGCTGGCGCATGAAATCGCCCATGTCGTGCTCAAGCACGCCATCCGTCAGTACAACGACACCAAGGTGAAGACCTGCAAGATGGCCGCGATGGGAGAGGCCGTCCTCTCTCCGGGCGCGGTGGCGCTGCTGTCCTCGAGCAAGAGCGGCGATGGCACGCTGGACCTGGACAAGGAGCCCGGCCTGCTGGGGAGCCTGGCCGAGGACACCCTCGGCCTCTTCGACAAGGGCAACTCCAAGGAGATGGAGTTCGAGGCGGACAAGATGGCGGCCCAGCTCATGGTGTCCGCGGGGTACGACCCGGACGACTACCGCCGGCTCATCGCGAAGACGACCGAGAACACGACCTTCTCGTCCCGGCACCCGTCGAAGTCGGACCGGGTGAAGAAGCTCATCGCGTACACCAGCTCGCTGAAGGCGAAGGAAGGCGAGTTCGCGGAGCTGGCCACCGAGGGGCTCAGGTCTCCTCCGCTGAACACGGCGGCCCTGGCCGTCATCCGCTCCGGCACGGGCGTGGCGAAGGACTCGAAGTAG
- a CDS encoding extensin-like protein: protein MKKAFEQNVSRAKPRLRLGALTGLIDPAEGSAPAESDAVAESAPPPAAEAPDLSAEVRARIERARAPRPTAAEAMDAALRAQESAADEPVTYASPEPEPVEPQARYEAAPAAEPVTYAAPPAALHLDGLMSGPPPEHPMTQASAHASLPHVTATVAEPVARVEAPPTEVEVQTPASPREDAHDSAGRRERLKARLKAVRENPRPEPLPATVAEAGQRAVERITHLQSELVKVKALNLSLTQDLEVSRRQAEKATEEARLRMDEARRLTSEMEGRVKLLADLERELSALEGERDEALLSLQETRQALQAAAREREALEDEVARGKQSLVDSLAEEERLAGELEAAKDETVSLRRTVEALQGERDVLAQQVASLTAERAELLEARKALESVHRALSQAMVR from the coding sequence ATGAAGAAAGCCTTCGAACAGAACGTGTCCCGCGCCAAGCCGCGCCTCCGCCTGGGGGCGCTGACCGGCCTCATCGACCCGGCCGAGGGCTCCGCGCCCGCCGAGTCGGACGCTGTCGCCGAGTCCGCTCCGCCGCCCGCCGCCGAGGCCCCGGACCTGTCCGCCGAGGTGCGCGCCCGCATCGAGCGCGCCCGCGCTCCGCGCCCCACCGCCGCCGAGGCCATGGACGCCGCCCTGCGCGCCCAGGAGTCCGCCGCGGACGAGCCCGTCACCTACGCGTCTCCAGAGCCCGAGCCGGTGGAGCCGCAGGCCCGCTACGAGGCCGCGCCCGCCGCCGAGCCCGTCACCTACGCCGCGCCGCCCGCGGCGCTCCACCTGGACGGCCTCATGTCCGGGCCTCCGCCGGAGCACCCCATGACGCAGGCCTCGGCCCATGCCTCGCTGCCCCACGTCACCGCCACCGTCGCCGAGCCGGTGGCCCGCGTGGAGGCGCCGCCCACGGAGGTGGAGGTCCAGACGCCAGCCTCTCCGCGCGAGGACGCGCACGACTCCGCGGGACGCCGCGAGCGGCTGAAGGCGCGCCTCAAGGCCGTGCGGGAGAACCCGCGCCCGGAGCCGCTGCCGGCCACCGTGGCCGAGGCGGGCCAGCGCGCCGTGGAGCGCATCACCCACCTGCAGTCCGAGCTGGTGAAGGTGAAGGCGCTCAACCTCTCCCTCACGCAGGACCTCGAGGTGTCGCGCCGCCAGGCGGAGAAGGCCACCGAGGAGGCCCGCCTGCGCATGGACGAGGCGCGCCGGCTGACCTCGGAGATGGAAGGCCGGGTGAAGCTGCTGGCCGACCTGGAGCGCGAGCTGTCCGCGCTGGAGGGCGAGCGCGACGAGGCGCTCCTGTCCCTCCAGGAGACCCGTCAGGCCCTGCAGGCCGCGGCGCGCGAGCGCGAGGCGCTGGAGGACGAGGTCGCCCGGGGCAAGCAGTCGCTCGTGGACAGCCTCGCCGAGGAGGAGCGGCTCGCCGGAGAGCTGGAGGCCGCCAAGGACGAGACGGTGTCCCTGCGCCGCACCGTGGAGGCGCTCCAGGGGGAGCGCGACGTGCTGGCCCAGCAGGTGGCCTCGCTCACCGCCGAGCGCGCCGAGCTGCTGGAGGCGCGCAAGGCCCTGGAGTCCGTGCACCGCGCGCTCAGCCAGGCGATGGTGCGCTGA
- a CDS encoding ParA family protein, whose amino-acid sequence MEAPTYSSKQVAEMLGVSPKQIPPESRKDTYTPDDIWELRTTLNAFPARIGHRRQLFLNFKGGTGKTSLSTSYAWRLAELGYAVLLIDLDSQGHATKCLGYEGEDFEKTLLDVLVRKTPLAKVIQKSTLPNLDFVPSNLTMSTMDLALMPMSGREFKLRNALKDVEAQYDVIVFDAPPSFGLLNLNALMAANDLLVPVLADFLSFHGLKLLFETVQSLEEDLNHVLDHVFIVVNSFNATFKLAKEALEALQTHYPEFLLPTIIRQCTKFAQASSEGRPVFVADPTSKGASDIQAMIDNILPRLVAAAAAAPKKGTQQAG is encoded by the coding sequence ATGGAAGCGCCGACGTACAGCTCCAAGCAGGTGGCCGAGATGCTCGGCGTGTCCCCGAAGCAGATTCCGCCGGAGTCGCGGAAGGACACCTACACCCCGGATGACATCTGGGAGCTGCGCACCACGCTGAACGCCTTCCCCGCGCGCATCGGCCACCGCCGCCAGCTCTTCCTCAACTTCAAGGGCGGCACCGGCAAGACGTCCCTGTCCACCTCCTACGCCTGGCGCCTGGCGGAGCTGGGCTACGCCGTCCTCCTCATCGACCTCGACAGCCAGGGCCACGCCACCAAGTGCCTCGGCTACGAGGGCGAGGACTTCGAGAAGACGCTCCTGGACGTCCTCGTCCGCAAGACGCCGCTCGCCAAGGTCATCCAGAAGTCCACCCTGCCCAACCTGGACTTCGTCCCGTCCAACCTGACGATGTCCACCATGGACCTGGCGCTGATGCCCATGTCCGGTCGCGAGTTCAAGCTGCGCAACGCCCTCAAGGACGTGGAGGCGCAGTACGACGTCATCGTCTTCGACGCGCCCCCGTCCTTCGGCCTGCTCAACCTCAACGCGCTGATGGCGGCGAACGACCTGCTCGTCCCCGTGCTCGCGGACTTCCTGTCCTTCCACGGCCTCAAGCTGCTGTTCGAAACGGTGCAGAGCCTGGAGGAGGACCTGAACCACGTGCTCGACCACGTCTTCATCGTGGTCAACTCGTTCAACGCCACCTTCAAGCTGGCGAAGGAGGCGCTGGAGGCGCTGCAGACGCACTACCCGGAGTTCCTGCTGCCCACCATCATCCGGCAGTGCACCAAGTTCGCGCAGGCCTCCAGTGAGGGCCGCCCGGTGTTCGTCGCGGACCCCACGTCCAAGGGGGCCAGCGACATCCAGGCCATGATTGACAACATCCTGCCGCGCCTCGTCGCCGCGGCCGCCGCCGCCCCGAAGAAGGGCACCCAGCAGGCCGGCTGA
- a CDS encoding HEAT repeat domain-containing protein, which translates to MSDERPDALLKSALEKIVYFEARAEQLHSELDSTREEMAHLKRELAETHQRELELRREVAELEVRIARMQAEREELTRLNQALRGERHQLMDKLLDASRIRSSAQERDEEDDDLGLDLASFISQLRSEVLLRGEAGPVAQGVVVPPVRGPSVPLRETAGTASDSEPPVASAERSPERFERGMEGLSPVAREAQRFFQAGRLGVSAAQQAELSAHAGLSAHASFGGSTDETLFGFSVRELSAQDSAARVRAAERLKALAQPAAAPALATALHAETDPTAQVALLQAFASLCREQGASVVSPLLSSPVPEVRIAALKALLTLAPKDAAPHLAQAMKDPDRSVRRRASLLALGLEGETARRLGEEAIHDADPEARALAALALGAGSGENARALLLGALADREPRVRKAAAQSLSRILGHDVSAVVDLDDTHRRREIRRLATLPVKPVRARLEQPRPVTVAPVAHAVAMMAVPEQVLVATASAPAQVLVGATVQARMGAAPPQALAAASNGATAQVRAPSPAPVMAAAPARNPAGTPPAQPPRAAPPAQRLSPVQAALVAMGAVHAQAAAPAPAPVEPRPAPARAVSPIEELCTRMLSEVRLAVRGRSLVELAVALSAPSELAQEALTLLSARGAVVRRGHKYFAA; encoded by the coding sequence GTGAGCGACGAGCGTCCGGACGCGCTGCTCAAGAGCGCACTCGAAAAAATCGTCTACTTCGAGGCTCGCGCGGAGCAGCTGCACAGCGAGCTGGACTCGACGCGCGAGGAGATGGCGCACCTGAAGCGCGAGCTGGCGGAGACGCACCAGCGCGAGCTGGAGCTGCGGCGCGAGGTGGCGGAGCTGGAGGTCCGCATCGCCCGCATGCAGGCCGAGCGCGAGGAGCTGACGCGGCTCAACCAGGCGCTGCGCGGCGAGCGCCACCAGCTCATGGACAAGCTGCTGGACGCCAGCCGCATCCGCTCGTCGGCGCAGGAGCGCGACGAGGAGGACGACGACCTGGGGCTGGACCTGGCGTCGTTCATCTCCCAGCTTCGCAGCGAGGTGCTGCTGCGCGGCGAGGCGGGGCCGGTGGCGCAGGGCGTGGTGGTGCCTCCGGTGCGCGGCCCGTCCGTGCCGCTGCGCGAGACGGCCGGCACCGCGTCCGACAGCGAGCCGCCCGTCGCGTCCGCGGAGCGGTCTCCCGAGAGGTTCGAGCGGGGGATGGAGGGCCTGTCGCCGGTGGCGCGCGAGGCGCAGCGCTTCTTCCAGGCGGGCCGGCTGGGCGTGAGCGCGGCGCAGCAGGCGGAGCTGTCCGCGCACGCGGGGCTGTCCGCGCACGCGAGCTTCGGTGGCTCGACGGACGAGACGCTGTTCGGCTTCTCGGTGCGCGAGCTGTCCGCGCAGGACTCCGCCGCCCGGGTTCGCGCCGCGGAGCGACTGAAGGCGCTGGCACAGCCGGCCGCCGCGCCCGCGCTGGCCACGGCGCTGCATGCGGAGACGGACCCCACGGCGCAGGTGGCGCTGCTGCAGGCGTTCGCCTCGCTGTGCCGGGAGCAGGGGGCGTCGGTGGTGTCGCCGCTGCTGTCGTCGCCGGTACCGGAGGTGCGCATCGCCGCGCTGAAGGCGCTGCTGACGCTGGCGCCCAAGGACGCGGCGCCGCACCTGGCGCAGGCGATGAAGGACCCGGACCGCTCGGTGCGCCGCCGGGCGTCGCTGCTGGCGCTGGGGCTCGAGGGTGAGACGGCGCGCCGGCTGGGCGAAGAGGCCATCCACGACGCGGACCCGGAGGCTCGCGCACTGGCTGCTCTGGCGCTCGGCGCGGGGAGTGGCGAGAACGCCCGTGCGCTGCTGCTGGGCGCGCTGGCGGACCGCGAGCCGCGCGTGCGCAAGGCGGCCGCGCAGAGCCTGTCGCGCATCCTCGGGCATGACGTGTCCGCGGTGGTGGACCTGGATGACACGCATCGGCGCCGGGAGATCCGCCGGCTGGCGACGCTGCCCGTGAAGCCCGTGCGCGCCCGGCTGGAGCAGCCCCGGCCCGTGACTGTCGCTCCCGTGGCCCACGCAGTCGCGATGATGGCCGTGCCCGAGCAGGTCCTGGTGGCCACGGCTTCCGCTCCGGCGCAGGTGCTGGTCGGCGCGACGGTGCAGGCCCGGATGGGTGCTGCTCCGCCGCAGGCCCTGGCCGCTGCCTCGAATGGCGCCACCGCGCAGGTCCGAGCCCCGAGTCCTGCCCCGGTCATGGCCGCCGCTCCCGCGCGGAACCCGGCCGGAACGCCTCCCGCCCAGCCGCCTCGCGCCGCTCCGCCCGCCCAGCGTCTGTCCCCCGTGCAGGCGGCCCTGGTGGCCATGGGCGCCGTGCATGCGCAGGCCGCCGCGCCGGCCCCCGCGCCCGTCGAGCCCCGCCCGGCCCCGGCCCGCGCTGTCTCGCCCATCGAGGAGCTCTGCACCCGGATGCTGTCGGAGGTCCGCCTGGCGGTCCGAGGCCGCTCGCTCGTCGAGCTGGCAGTCGCCCTGTCGGCTCCCTCGGAGCTCGCCCAGGAGGCGCTCACCCTCCTGTCCGCCAGGGGAGCGGTGGTCCGAAGGGGGCACAAATACTTCGCCGCTTGA
- a CDS encoding helix-turn-helix transcriptional regulator: MEQRLATIIGNAVRAARQRLELTQADVAERVGIATEVYGRLERGHMLPSVRTLRKLCLVLNCSSDVLLGMAGVAGVEGAPALAEDPPEYRERPEVRRLLRTVRKLDAPRLRLLGQVANALEN, encoded by the coding sequence ATGGAACAACGACTGGCCACCATCATTGGAAACGCGGTTCGCGCGGCCCGGCAGCGGCTGGAGCTCACCCAGGCCGACGTCGCCGAGCGCGTCGGCATCGCCACGGAAGTCTACGGCCGCCTGGAGCGCGGCCACATGCTCCCCAGCGTGCGCACGCTGAGGAAGCTGTGTCTGGTCCTCAACTGCTCCTCGGACGTGCTGCTCGGCATGGCGGGAGTCGCCGGAGTCGAAGGCGCGCCCGCGCTCGCCGAGGACCCGCCGGAGTACCGCGAGCGTCCCGAAGTCCGCCGCCTGCTGCGCACCGTGCGCAAGCTGGACGCGCCCCGGCTGCGGCTGCTGGGGCAGGTGGCCAACGCGCTCGAGAACTGA
- a CDS encoding fatty acid desaturase family protein, with protein sequence MTRAPPPTPSFDLPQLAVHALWWVWFPAFVLSWDGLGVAGRLGMCALGWAVLFWNYAVLHNHMHVSTARPKLAHWVVSRTLGMACGFPYRGYYIHHFNHHKYNDGPGDWGQRRPGEGAVRYCLRSALSPWFWPFEAVGHVWKAATKRKQRLELVIDFLVVDGTLLALVVWKPALGLAWWAVLLVGQVCILWLNLAAHFETDASQRDALGNTSTSRFYNLFFFNAGFHQAHHLKPQTPWYELPAATRELAASGLVRPALITGLSPINPLWVARIIRRYSARPCDRQTESTITSGTPSAVT encoded by the coding sequence ATGACTCGCGCCCCCCCGCCGACGCCCAGCTTCGACCTGCCCCAGCTCGCGGTCCACGCGTTGTGGTGGGTGTGGTTTCCCGCCTTCGTGCTGAGCTGGGACGGGCTGGGGGTGGCGGGCCGGCTGGGGATGTGCGCGCTGGGCTGGGCGGTGCTGTTCTGGAACTACGCCGTCCTGCACAACCACATGCACGTCTCCACCGCCCGGCCGAAGCTGGCGCACTGGGTGGTGTCCCGGACGCTGGGCATGGCCTGCGGCTTCCCCTACCGCGGCTACTACATCCACCACTTCAACCACCACAAGTACAACGACGGGCCGGGGGACTGGGGCCAGCGGCGCCCCGGCGAGGGGGCCGTGCGCTACTGCCTGCGCTCGGCGCTGTCGCCCTGGTTCTGGCCCTTCGAGGCGGTGGGCCACGTCTGGAAGGCGGCGACCAAGCGCAAGCAGCGGCTGGAGCTGGTCATCGACTTCCTGGTGGTGGACGGCACCCTGCTGGCGCTCGTCGTCTGGAAGCCGGCGCTGGGGCTGGCGTGGTGGGCCGTCCTGCTGGTGGGCCAGGTGTGCATCCTCTGGCTCAACCTGGCGGCACACTTCGAGACGGACGCCAGCCAGCGTGACGCACTGGGCAATACGTCCACGTCGCGCTTCTACAACCTCTTCTTCTTCAATGCGGGCTTCCACCAGGCCCACCACCTGAAGCCGCAGACGCCCTGGTACGAGCTGCCGGCGGCCACCCGGGAGCTCGCCGCCTCGGGCCTGGTCCGTCCGGCGCTGATTACCGGACTTTCGCCCATCAATCCCTTGTGGGTGGCCCGCATCATTCGGCGCTATTCTGCCAGGCCGTGCGATCGGCAGACGGAGTCGACGATTACCTCCGGGACCCCCTCGGCCGTTACGTAG
- a CDS encoding helix-turn-helix transcriptional regulator — translation MRRLVQILDVELAPAKPHASLVDARRLEAADPSAFAVLVKYMQPREKAFSTSVLKQALVRPEGVVGAVVGGFYTLLSGAYPSRAFSDPAEALAWLGHPEALAAPLLAKLNDLVAEATGQSPLLRELHQVMKGKLPDVNLSDVAREMGMSERTLQRRLKEAGTSFQAELNAVQVRMAQALLLETDMKLTAVAVEVGCASLQHFSSLFRKLVGTSPSAWRDAQQGKASTEAGEETAAEPSTQGGE, via the coding sequence GTGCGGCGGCTCGTGCAGATTCTGGACGTGGAGCTGGCGCCCGCGAAGCCCCACGCCTCGCTGGTGGACGCGCGCCGGCTGGAGGCCGCGGACCCGTCCGCCTTCGCCGTCCTGGTGAAGTACATGCAGCCCCGGGAGAAGGCCTTCAGCACCTCCGTGCTGAAGCAGGCGCTGGTGCGTCCGGAGGGCGTCGTGGGCGCGGTGGTGGGCGGCTTCTACACGCTCTTGTCCGGCGCGTACCCCAGCCGCGCCTTCAGCGACCCGGCCGAGGCGCTGGCGTGGCTGGGCCACCCGGAGGCGCTGGCGGCGCCGCTGCTGGCGAAGCTGAATGACCTGGTCGCCGAGGCCACCGGCCAGTCGCCGCTCTTGCGCGAGCTGCACCAGGTGATGAAGGGCAAGCTGCCGGACGTGAATCTGTCGGACGTGGCCCGGGAGATGGGCATGTCCGAGCGGACGCTGCAGCGGCGGCTGAAGGAGGCGGGCACGTCCTTCCAGGCGGAGCTGAATGCCGTGCAGGTGCGCATGGCGCAGGCGCTGCTGCTGGAGACGGACATGAAGCTCACCGCCGTGGCGGTGGAGGTGGGCTGCGCGTCGCTCCAGCACTTCAGCAGCCTGTTCCGCAAGCTGGTGGGCACGTCCCCCAGCGCGTGGCGGGACGCGCAGCAGGGCAAGGCGTCCACGGAGGCCGGGGAGGAGACGGCCGCGGAGCCCTCCACCCAGGGTGGCGAGTAG
- a CDS encoding sensor histidine kinase: protein MSQDVPTAPLPAELEAHLRLRRRNYLLCALGLTLSGATHPLTLGRLIPEVLAVHVAWSAVFIVLGVAVRARWVDSKTGSALAALVSLVALLLVIRFTGGLASPFFPGLYAVPLIIAVFTPGHRQPTLVACALTLVSLLLTCWWSRASPRDALAQVFSFVFIAWVSVYGGRTFRRLRDAEREADRERVEALQRLAESERLRAQAERNRAEMERLAVVGKLAAGVAHEVNNPLAYVKSNLGFLEEELREPAPDVEELRRVLEETQQGVQRIQQIVADLRRFSRDATDAEEHCAVEDAVAEADRLASVRLRSLGEVVRELAPGLPRVRISQRHLVQVLVNLLLNAADALETMEPRRPARIVVRSTREETGVRVDVEDNGPGIPDAVLPRLFEPFFTTKPPGKGTGLGLALCREYVARAGGTLVAENRPEGGARFTLRLPGVS from the coding sequence TTGTCCCAGGACGTCCCCACCGCCCCGCTGCCCGCCGAGCTGGAAGCCCACCTGCGGCTGCGGCGCCGCAACTACCTGCTGTGCGCGCTGGGGCTGACGCTCTCCGGCGCCACGCACCCGCTGACGCTGGGCCGGCTGATTCCAGAGGTCCTGGCCGTCCACGTGGCGTGGAGTGCCGTCTTCATCGTGCTGGGCGTGGCGGTGAGGGCGCGCTGGGTGGACTCGAAGACGGGCAGCGCGCTGGCCGCCCTCGTGAGCCTCGTGGCGCTGTTGCTCGTCATCCGCTTCACCGGCGGCCTGGCCAGTCCCTTCTTCCCCGGGTTGTACGCGGTGCCGCTCATCATCGCGGTCTTCACGCCGGGGCACCGGCAGCCCACGCTGGTGGCGTGCGCGCTGACGCTGGTGTCGCTGCTGCTGACGTGCTGGTGGTCCCGCGCGTCGCCGCGCGATGCGCTGGCGCAGGTGTTCTCCTTCGTCTTCATCGCGTGGGTGTCCGTCTATGGCGGGCGCACGTTCCGCCGGCTGCGCGACGCGGAGCGCGAGGCGGACCGGGAGCGCGTGGAGGCGTTGCAGCGGCTGGCGGAGAGCGAGCGGCTGCGCGCCCAGGCCGAGCGCAACCGCGCGGAGATGGAGCGGCTGGCGGTGGTGGGCAAGCTGGCCGCGGGCGTGGCGCACGAGGTGAACAACCCGCTGGCCTACGTGAAGTCCAACCTGGGCTTCCTGGAGGAGGAGCTGCGCGAGCCGGCGCCGGACGTGGAGGAGCTGCGCCGCGTGCTGGAGGAGACGCAGCAGGGCGTGCAGCGCATCCAGCAGATTGTCGCGGACCTGCGCCGCTTCTCGCGCGACGCGACGGACGCGGAGGAGCACTGCGCGGTGGAGGACGCGGTGGCGGAGGCGGACCGGCTGGCGTCGGTGCGGCTGCGCAGCCTGGGCGAGGTGGTGCGGGAGCTCGCCCCGGGCCTGCCTCGCGTGCGCATCAGCCAGCGCCACCTGGTGCAGGTGCTGGTGAACCTGCTGCTCAACGCGGCGGACGCGCTGGAGACCATGGAGCCCCGCCGCCCGGCGCGCATCGTCGTGCGCTCCACGCGGGAGGAGACGGGCGTGCGGGTGGACGTGGAGGACAACGGCCCCGGCATCCCCGACGCCGTGCTGCCGCGCCTGTTCGAGCCCTTCTTCACCACCAAGCCCCCGGGCAAGGGCACCGGCCTGGGCCTGGCCCTGTGCCGCGAGTACGTGGCGCGCGCCGGAGGCACCCTGGTGGCGGAGAACCGCCCGGAGGGTGGGGCGCGCTTCACCCTGCGACTGCCCGGAGTCTCGTGA
- a CDS encoding phospholipase D-like domain-containing protein, giving the protein MRPIEAELLSGSGLYREVVLEKLLHARESVWMATANVKAMFVEHGGRFVPLVEVLDTLAARGVALRLLHAELPSRPFRAAFDKRARLVAGGLALKVCPRVHFKAVVVDGAWAYLGSANLTGAGLGAKGDTVRNFELGFVTEDFDVIDRVTALYESVWGGAECRTCRLRTLCPDPILPASRRMVEKPDSRGAARLGKARRLRRHTSEPRR; this is encoded by the coding sequence ATGCGTCCCATCGAAGCGGAGCTCCTGTCGGGCAGCGGGCTGTACCGGGAGGTGGTGCTGGAGAAGCTGCTCCACGCGCGCGAGTCGGTGTGGATGGCCACGGCCAACGTGAAGGCGATGTTCGTGGAGCACGGCGGGCGCTTCGTCCCGCTGGTGGAGGTGCTGGACACGCTGGCGGCGCGCGGCGTGGCGCTGCGGCTGTTGCACGCGGAGCTGCCCAGCCGGCCCTTCCGCGCGGCCTTCGACAAGCGGGCCCGGCTGGTGGCGGGCGGGCTGGCGCTCAAGGTGTGTCCGCGCGTGCACTTCAAGGCCGTCGTCGTCGACGGGGCGTGGGCCTACCTGGGCAGCGCCAACCTCACCGGCGCGGGGCTGGGCGCCAAGGGTGACACCGTGCGCAACTTCGAGCTGGGCTTCGTCACCGAGGACTTCGACGTCATCGACCGGGTGACGGCGCTCTACGAGTCGGTGTGGGGCGGCGCGGAGTGCCGGACGTGTCGACTGCGCACGCTCTGTCCGGACCCCATCTTGCCCGCGAGCCGGCGGATGGTGGAAAAGCCAGACTCCCGGGGCGCCGCGCGGCTGGGCAAGGCCCGTCGCCTGCGGCGCCACACCTCGGAGCCCCGCCGATGA
- a CDS encoding TetR/AcrR family transcriptional regulator translates to MVSQSAAKARRPLPQRARKDEDKEARRRLILDEALELYQATSYGDVKMADVAERAQLAKGTVFLYFPTKEALFLALLEDLLFTWFDKLDGLLEPGDGAWTGPRLARTVAESLDGEEALTRLLALLQTVLEQNVTAAQLRPFKERLLAALLGTGAKVEARLPFLKAGDGPRFIMQMNALVTGLRQMADLAPVTREVLALPHMAPLRVDFTAELTAALTTLLRGLEAR, encoded by the coding sequence ATGGTGAGCCAGTCAGCGGCGAAGGCGCGGCGGCCGCTGCCCCAGCGGGCGCGCAAGGACGAGGACAAGGAGGCGCGGCGGCGGCTCATCCTGGATGAGGCGCTGGAGCTGTACCAGGCCACGTCCTACGGGGACGTGAAGATGGCGGACGTCGCCGAGCGGGCGCAGCTGGCCAAGGGGACGGTGTTCCTCTACTTCCCCACGAAGGAGGCGCTGTTCCTCGCGCTGCTGGAGGACCTGCTCTTCACGTGGTTCGACAAGCTCGACGGGCTGCTGGAGCCGGGTGACGGTGCGTGGACGGGCCCGAGGCTCGCGCGCACGGTGGCCGAGTCGCTGGACGGCGAGGAGGCGCTGACGCGGCTGCTCGCGCTGCTCCAGACGGTGCTGGAGCAGAACGTGACGGCGGCGCAGCTGCGGCCCTTCAAGGAGCGGCTGCTGGCGGCGCTGCTGGGCACCGGGGCGAAGGTGGAGGCGCGGCTCCCCTTCCTGAAGGCGGGGGACGGGCCGCGCTTCATCATGCAGATGAACGCGCTCGTCACGGGCCTGCGGCAGATGGCGGACCTGGCGCCGGTGACGCGCGAGGTGCTCGCCCTGCCGCACATGGCCCCGCTGCGCGTGGACTTCACCGCCGAGCTGACCGCCGCCCTCACCACCCTGCTGCGCGGGCTCGAGGCCCGCTGA